The nucleotide sequence TTACTGAAGAAAGTACACCGACGCGCACAGCCGAACGACGGCTTCGCCAAGGCCCTGCTTGCTCTGGACAGGAAGCTGCACGGCAAGGCGTCGATGGACTGGCAGCAGAAGCGGCCTGAGATGAAGGTGTGCCCGATATGCGGCAAGAACGTGGGGCTGAGCACCAGCTCGCTGAAGCTGCACCTGCAGAAGGCGCACAGGCGGCTGTCGCAGGGCAGCGTGGACAGCGCCATGACCATGGAGATCCAGAAGTCGATCGAGTCGCTCCGGATCAGCCGCGGCGGGAGCCTCAGCCCTTACCAGAAGCTGGCCAAGGCGTTCGCCGACGAGCTCACCTTCTGATCTGTTGTTCTTTTGTTGTATGTAGACAGGTTGGCACACTTGTACTGTAGTGAATACATGCCCCAAGAGGAACCCAACTTTTTAGGGTACAGGGAGTGTGACTCAGGTGTAATATCAAACAAGAAAATGTTCAGGTTTCAAGTGCAAGCACACAAATGTTCGGGATTCGGCTCAAAGCCTACAAACAAATACAGAATACAGAAAGCATTGGAAAAACATGTAGAgttttgaatttaaaaaccagaatAACACGCAGTACGAATCAAAGACCACGAAGCCAATTAAGGTTGCTAGTGGAGGACGTAGGCgtcgtactcgaggacgagcaggttcTCGGGGTCCGCGGACTTGACCATCCGGCTCTGCGTGTACCCGCGCGCCATCCGGAACGCGCCGGTGCCCCCGACGATCGGCCGCTCCATCACCGAGCCCAGCACCGCGCGGCCGAACATCGCCAGCGTGCTGCCGTTGTACGGCCCGTCCGTGAACACGAAGTTGAGCAGCGTCGTGATCGCCCCCTCCGAGAGCGAGGCGCCCGCGGTGAGCCCCTGCGCGCGGCCGATCAGGCGGGACGCCGGGTCGGCGCCCTCGCGGAGCATGTCGTCGACCACGCCGACGTAGCCGAACCCGAAGGCCGAGCCGCTGGCGCCCGCCGGCggggacgccaccgccgccgccgtgccgttcGGCCCCGCGGTGTATATCTCGTGGAAGTAGAAGTGGAGGTGCGTCATGGCGCCGTTGCCGTTGCCGGCGTACCCACCACCATCTGCCGCCGCTGTTGCCGTGGTGGTTGCTGCCGCGAGGAAGAGTAAGGCGACGAGTGGCGCGAGGAATGGTAGCAGCTGGGCTGGGCTTGCACGATGAGGAGCCGCCATGAGCAAGCCGAGAAGCAGAGATGTGGTGATAAAGCTGGGTTGCTGGATGCATCTATGGTGTGTGTTCTTGTAGTTGTAGGAATTGAACAGCAGCTTGGATGATTGTCTGTTAGAAAATGAGAGTCAACCGCCGgaaggaaaataaaaaggaaaatccaTGTTCAAGATCCCATCGTGACCCCAACTACGAGAAGTGCATCGCTGCACGCAGTGGCACATGCACGCAGCGCATCGACGGCTCGCACAGCTCGCGATTAGTAGCAGCCAAATGTGCTACTTTGAGTATAGAGGCCCGCTGGTGAGTGATATGTTGCGTATTGGTGTATTTGAAGTACCATGCCACAGCCCTAGAATACTGCTTGAAACTAGTTGCACTTGAGAGCATAATGTCATCATGTTAAATtcaagaaattgaattgaggaattttcaaagcctcagaaatcattttaataaaggggcaagaaccctaaaattgcaatAAGTGAATCCAAAATTCCCTAAAAAtagtttgagaattttggcaagagttatatatcaaaccaaaattttgaaacatttttaaggaattatttgggctctgattttaaaccaatattctatttgaatttgggattatattcataatatataatgaatataatttcaaatgcctgagatattttatgtatatgtggagaagtccattaagtgatataaaaatatccaggggagttttggcactgttttctttttgtttgaatttaaaaatagtggcaaaagattaaaaaaaagaaaggaaatagaaaaatgagagagagagagaaaagaactagctgggccttacctggcagaagaggcccagcccaccaggggctgagtggtcttcttcctcctgccaggaggacagacaggtGCATGGCGAGCACGCCGACGACGCCTTCCACCTCTTGCTTCAGCCGTGCAGCCTCGACCCTCCCAGACGGACTGAGATCCAGTGACTTTACTTGGTGAAGTCACGCTGCAACTTTAGCCATCTAATCTCCATCCAAAACACATCCAACGGTCTACATGAGACACAGGCAAAAACTCCAGGACTTAGCAGATTTGCAGCCTAGCAGCAAACAATAGTACAGTCTAGCAGCAAACAACGATACAGTGTGCTTCGATTCAGTTTGTTTTGAACAGATTGTAACCCAAAAACTTGAACAGATTATACAGTACCATATTATGCAATCAAAGTTGAACAATTCAATTGCATTTGACACCGAATCCAGTAGCATTTGACATTAAAAGGCTGTAGCACATAACATCTGAATGCTACAGCAAGAAATGTCAATATTGAGTAATCATTCATGTACACAAAGGCAGGCCATTTCACTTGTACATTTCGGCCAAAAAAGACTATGATTAACTCCCCAAAATACTGTAGTTAACCTGTCCAAAATACCACCTAACAACTTTGAAGATACTAGATCAGATCATCATAAAGATATCATCGTCGACTCGTGAAGTTGTCAAGAGCTCGGTAAAGCTGTCGATTGCATCGTATTCTTGACACTTCTCACTTTCTCCTATGAGACTCCCTCTGTTTGTGCCATCATTCTCCACTTGCACTTGAGGCTGCAcactatcttttttcttttgttgttgCTGCTGCCAATGTAAATGAAAATTCATTTTGTTAGTTTAGGAATGAATAACAACAGATAGTACATACATACTGCAGCTTACCTTTGCTTCTTTTTTTTTGTTGCTGCTGATTTAGGTTGCTTTCGCCCCTTGCGTAACTTATCAAACCAAGTTTGCTTTCTCCTTAAATTTTTAGATGAAACATCCTTTTTCTTCAATTTTGCAGAACTAAGCAAGTCATTGGCTTGCTGCACATTTGGATCAACATTTTCTTGGTCATTCGAACATCCATTCATAGCActagtagctgatgcattgagtTTATCCTCTAGTTGTGGCCAAAGATAATCAAGTGCATTTTCTAGCAACAAATGACATTCGGGAGAGTTGGCTATTTTATATGCCATATCATGAAATTTATGAGACATATCTTTGTACCAAAGTTGAGCTTCCAATTTTGGATTTTCTACCACTTTCCTTTCTTGTCTATCTTGTATACTTCCATTGCGTGCTTCTCTAGTCCATCTCTTTAGGACATAATGTGTTGGCAATATCTTCACATTCATCAAATTGAGAACTTTCAAACTATGTCCACACAATATTCCCACCCTATTGAACCTCATACCAACTTGAGGTATTCGCTTACCAATTTCTGTCATCCCACAACACTGAAAATTGTGAGGTACAACAGAATTCTCAATTTTCAGAGCAGAGCAATCATGCTGATTTCAGTTACTCACACCTGAAAAAAGTTCAGTTAGTGACAATATTAGTAGTTTTACTTGCATATCACTAAAATAAACCAGTTTCAGTTTAGTAAAGTTAGTTAAAATATGAGTAACGAAAATCAGCTTTACTTACATATGACTACATGTGCTGAACCTGTACATGAGCCTAATCTAATCAGTTTGCTTAGGTACTGAATCTATACATGAGCCTGATTGGTAATCAGTTTGCTTATGTAATGGGCCTGATCGGTACGAGCATCTGGACCTGTACATGTACTGAACCTGTATGCTCGGCCAATCGGCCATACCAAACCTCATGATCTACATACAGATACTGAACCGGCCAGCAGGGACATGTAAAATTACCTCGCGGGCGTGATGCTGAGGCGATTTCGCTCCTTCAATGGCGGCAGCGATGGACTTCTCCTTGGCGGACGATCTTGCAGTGGCGGCGTGTCCCTCCTCCTCTCCTACGgcggcggccgcccctcctccaagttgggggaacgagcgctgcccttctttaagatgatgaagaaaaagggccctttcgaatggactgaagaggccgacaaagcgttccaggatctcaaaaggtacttaactagccctccagtgatggtggctccgcgccctcaagagcccctggtgctctaccttgcagccactccctactctgccagtgcagccttggtggcggttagggagAAGCGTAGGAACAAATCCGCGGCAACCTCCCAGGTCGAAGCGAAGTAGAACCAAGAGAGCCTCGCAGAGACCACGACCACATCCGAGAAGGATCAGTCACCGCTATTTTATTGTCGACATTAATTGGGATTTGCTCTCAGTTTCTTTGACtatgctataaccattcaaacagtgggatcactctctactgttgagtgtttttcccagttactagaatcattcccagcatttgcattttttccccagcttgcaccaccattgtGCCAAACTCCATGGGCCGCCCTTCTCAGTAATTGATGTTCagaatcatcttcaaaagtgg is from Triticum aestivum cultivar Chinese Spring chromosome 1B, IWGSC CS RefSeq v2.1, whole genome shotgun sequence and encodes:
- the LOC123134006 gene encoding dirigent protein 1-like, coding for MAAPHRASPAQLLPFLAPLVALLFLAAATTTATAAADGGGYAGNGNGAMTHLHFYFHEIYTAGPNGTAAAVASPPAGASGSAFGFGYVGVVDDMLREGADPASRLIGRAQGLTAGASLSEGAITTLLNFVFTDGPYNGSTLAMFGRAVLGSVMERPIVGGTGAFRMARGYTQSRMVKSADPENLLVLEYDAYVLH